From a region of the Phaeodactylum tricornutum CCAP 1055/1 chromosome 4, whole genome shotgun sequence genome:
- a CDS encoding predicted protein, translated as MGQAASRAAQRLGHRIEQAAVKERTQAEQAAQQRSKASPAFSDPHALHGGFTRGEGNVTSAADQRQQQAIAQRPGATGEYQEMRQDLIQFINDMGPLKRKDQMEEKKQRKTRLPKSLREQLDEQEAVSKRPVSQRKKVSMPLAEKVEGYETIRSTSFSSKEEVIDPKDFGGTGDVLDIFELLHFKREKGSTDEAVDAFYRKHVSSERESKWDHEDQERHKTMLHNVLNSIELPIVMKDTDNSMVGAWPSRVEELKEIKLVELPPSQVKLVLHDLYDTSEKEVIVDVKEAKA; from the coding sequence ATGGGTCAAGCCGCGTCCCGGGCTGCCCAGCGTCTCGGACACCGCATCGAACAGGCCGCCGTCAAGGAACGCACGCAGGCGGAGCAAGCCGCCCAGCAACGATCCAAGGCATCCCCTGCTTTCTCGGATCCGCACGCCCTCCACGGAGGATTTACCCGAGGCGAAGGAAACGTAACGTCCGCGGCGGaccaacgacaacagcaagcCATCGCCCAGCGTCCCGGTGCGACCGGGGAGTACCAGGAAATGCGCCAAGATCTCATTCAATTCATCAATGATATGGGACCGTTGAAGAGAAAGGACCAAATGGAAGAGAAGAAACAACGGAAAACGCGACTACCCAAGAGTCTGAGGGAGCAGCTAGATGAACAGGAAGCCGTTAGTAAGCGGCCCGTGTCGCAACGTAAGAAAGTGAGCATGCCTTTGGCCGAGAAGGTTGAGGGTTACGAAACGATCAGATCaacttctttttcttcgaaagAAGAAGTCATCGATCCGAAGGATTTTGGTGGTACGGGAGATGTTCTGGATATTTTTGAGTTGCTGCATTTCAAGCGAGAGAAAGGGTCAACGGACGAAGCAGTGGACGCGTTTTATCGAAAGCACGTTTCGAGCGAACGCGAGTCCAAATGGGATCACGAGGATCAAGAACGACACAAAACCATGCTTCACAACGTCTTGAACTCAATTGAACTACCTATCGTGATGAAGGATACGGACAATTCCATGGTCGGGGCGTGGCCTTCCCGAGTGGAAGAGCTGAAGGAAATAAAACTCGTGGAACTGCCTCCATCGCAAGTCAAGCTGGTTCTGCATGACTTGTACGATACTTCGGAAAAGGAGGTGATTGTAGATGTTAAAGAGGCCAAGGCCTGA